One window of the Magnolia sinica isolate HGM2019 chromosome 19, MsV1, whole genome shotgun sequence genome contains the following:
- the LOC131234714 gene encoding mannan endo-1,4-beta-mannosidase 7-like, with the protein MASEMKHLSLVFVLLFFQQQLLLPVHADGFMRTRGSHFVLNGSPFFANGFNAYWLMYIGSDPSQRSKVSAAFQEASSHGLTVARTWAFSDGGSGALQYSPGSYNEQMFKGLDFVISEAKRHGIKLILSLVNNYENFGGKKQYVQWARNQGQYLTSDDDFFSNSVIKGYYKNHVKTVLTRFNSMTGVAYKDDPTIFAWELMNEPRCTSDLSGRTIQGWIMEMAAYVKSIDSNHLLEAGLEGFYGESSPQKKQFNPGFQVGTDFISNNQLSGIDFATVHSYPDQWLSTSNDQSQLSFLNNWLDTHITDAQTILRKPLLFTEFGKSSKDPGFSNYQRDEVFNTVYYKIYSSARSGGAAAGGLFWQLLTEGMDSFRDGYEIVLNESPSTASLIAQQSNKLYHLTRMYVRLRNIEKLKRAKAIRRAQWLARNKGRSVGN; encoded by the exons ATGGCTTCTGAAATGAAGCATCTCAGTCTGGTTTTCGTTCTCCTTTTCTTCCAACAACAGCTTCTTCTCCCAGTCCATGCAGATGGTTTCATGAGGACAAGAGGCTCACATTTTGTATTAAATGGGAGCCCCTTCTTTGCAAATGGGTTCAATGCTTACTGGTTGATGTATATTGGGTCAGACCCATCTCAGAGAAGCAAGGTCTCAGCTGCATTTCAGGAAGCCTCTAGCCATGGTCTCACAGTGGCAAGAACATGGGCTTTCAGTGATGGTGGATCTGGAGCTTTGCAGTACTCTCCAGGCTCCTACAATGAGCAGATGTTCAAG GGATTGGATTTTGTAATATCTGAGGCAAAGAGACAtgggattaagctgatattgagCTTGGTGAATAACTATGAAAACTTTGGTGGAAAGAAGCAGTATGTTCAATGGGCTAGAAATCAGGGCCAGTATTTGACATCCGATGATGATTTCTTCAGCAATTCTGTTATTAAGGGATACTACAAAAATCATGTTAAG ACTGTTCTTACAAGATTTAATAGCATGACGGGAGTTGCTTACAAAGATGACCCAACGATCTTTGCATGGGAGCTTATGAATGAACCCAGATGCACATCTGATCTATCAGGAAGAACCATACAG GGTTGGATTATGGAAATGGCTGCTTATGTGAAATCCATAGACAGTAATCACTTGCTGGAAGCTGGTTTGGAAGGATTTTATGGAGAATCATCGCCTCAAAAGAAGCAATTCAATCCAGGTTTCCAAGTAGGGACGGATTTCATTTCAAATAATCAGTTGAGCGGCATCGATTTTGCGACGGTCCATTCATACCCAGACCAATG GTTATCCACTTCAAATGATCAATCCCAACTTTCTTTCTTGAACAACTGGCTCGACACCCACATCACAGATGCACAGACCATCCTCAGAAAGCCGTTGCTATTCACGGAGTTTGGGAAATCTTCGAAAGACCCTGGTTTCAGTAACTACCAGAGGGATGAGGTGTTTAATACAGTCTATTACAAGATTTATTCATCGGCCCGCAGTGGAGGTGCTGCTGCGGGTGGCCTATTCTGGCAGCTCCTAACTGAAGGAATGGACTCCTTCAGAGATGGGTACGAGATTGTACTGAACGAAAGCCCGTCAACAGCCAGTTTGATTGCTCAACAGTCCAACAAGCTTTATCATCTTACGAGGATGTATGTGAGATTGAGGAATATTGAGAAATTGAAGCGAGCGAAGGCCATAAGGAGGGCCCAGTGGCTAGCTAGAAACAAGGGGAGGAGCGTTGGAAATTGA